GCCGACGTCCATGAACATTTTAATATCTACAACTGCACACACCCCAATCATACGGGGGACCTCCCCCCATTGCTGGCAGATAACGGATATGCACTGAGCATCGTCTATACAGACCGCTTTGTACCGGAAGAAGTAATTGACCGTACCATTGTGATACATCAGAATCCGGATGATTTTACAACGCCTCCTTCCGGCCACGCCGGATTAAAGATGGCCTGTGGAGAAATCAAGGCAGCTTTTTAAGTACAAAGGAACTGCCGCCGGCAGTTCCTTTGTATACTTTAGTATTTTAAAAGTCCATGGGCTAATGCTTGTCCATGGACTTTATCTTATCGTATTAAGATTAATAGACCACGACCGGAAATCCATAAGCCACTACATCGTAGATTTGCTTTACTGCTTCCAGAGGTGTATTGACACATCCATGAGATCCGTTGGTCAGATAGATATTGCCGCCATACGATGCACGGTTAACGAGGTCATGAATCCCGATTGTAAAGTCTTCACTATAAGGAATCCAATAGTTGCAGTGTGCCGTATAAGACGGTTTTCCTGTTGCGGGATCTACCTTTCCTGTCATGGTATAGTCTGTTCTTCTTCCTTTGACTTTCCATACACCTCCTCTGGGTGTATCATGTCCTTTTGCTATATCCCCTGTAACTACCGGAGTGGATACAAGGAGTTTTCCATCCACATAGCACCACGTAGTCTGCTGATCAATGGATATTTCCACGTAAGAATTCCCAATATCATTGCTTTCCCTGCTTTTCGCAGAATTTGTATAGCTCACCTCAAAATCTCCCTGTGTGCCGGAATCGATGGCACTCATCAGGTTGGCAAGTGTCGTATCGGTATCCATCACCCATCCATAGTCTCCCGCTGTCAGTTTTACAGTACCGCCGCCGGTTTTTGTAAATGTCCTGCTACTTCCTGCCGTATTGTATCTGTTGGCCAACGCTGCTACATAAGCCGCAGCCTTATTCTGATCAATAGAATCAGTTCCGGATTCGTCCTGTATAATCCAGGTTTTCAGCAATCCGGCATCTACTGTCTCTGTTCTTCCGCTTCCAAAGTTCATGGTCAGTTTTGCCGATATCAGCTGATTCAGGTGATTTAGCCTGTTAATCAGCCCTTCATCGTCCTGATAAACAGATGGTTTCAGATAGCATTCCGTCTTCTCCAGATCGAGTTCCTTTTTATCAGTAAGTACTGCATCCTTTACTGCTTCAATCACCAAATCCCTGTTCAGCTGATTTCCCTCTGTCTCGGGGGTAATTGTAAATCCGGTCTCTGTTTCTTCAATCACCGCATCGCCGGGCGGTGTTACATTTGCTTCCTGCATGCAGTCCAAACCATCTACTACAGATGCCAGGGATTCATCGGAAAGATTAACGGATACCTTTAAATCATGAACCTTATTCTTGAAAATTTCCACAATCCACAACCACGGTTTCTGTCTTTTAAGAAGCTTGTCCACTTCCCCATCATCCTCGAAAGAAATTTGGAGCTGCTTCGCTGTCACAGTTTCAATGGTATCATCCTTTTTTCTGATAGCAAGTGTATATTCCTGGATGGAATCAGCTACCTGCTTTTTTACTGCCTCCGTTCCCAGGTATGTACTGTCTGTTCCATTGACCGTAGTTCCCGAATAAAAATGTCCCCAAAAAAATAATGCTGCTGCTATGTAGGCTGCCGCCATAAAAGCCAGCAGGACCCCTGTAACAGTCAGCAAAATTTTTTTCTTCTTCGTCATATTTCCGTACCTAACCTTTCAACCTTATGTCAACTTCCCGTTGCATGTTGAGGATGATTATAGCACAAAAATATCCAGAATGTTTTACAATATTAAGAAGATTCTATTTCTTTTATTTAAGTTAAAGTTCAGCGCATCTGATACAGCTTGGAGTATTCGCCTCCCATCTTCAGCAATTCTTCATGTGTACCTTCTTCCACAATTCCGTTTTCATCCAACACAAGGATTCTCTCAGCATTTCTTATCGTGGACAGTCTGTGGGCAATTACAAAGGTGGTTCTGTTCTTTGCCAGCTTCTCTAAAGATTCCTGTACCACATGTTCGCTTTTATTGTCAAGGGCCGATGTGGCTTCGTCAAATATTAAAAGCGGAGGATTTTTCAGAAATACTCTGGCAATCGAAAGGCGTTGCTTCTGACCGCCGGAGAGTTTTACACCTCTTTGTCCAATGTCCGTATCATATCCATCCGGCATCTCCATGATAAAGTCATGGGCGTTTGCCGCCCGCGCTGCCCGGATAACTTCTTCATCCGTTGCATTCGGATTGCCATATCGAATATTATCTATAATT
The window above is part of the Novisyntrophococcus fermenticellae genome. Proteins encoded here:
- a CDS encoding L,D-transpeptidase family protein, with the translated sequence MTKKKKILLTVTGVLLAFMAAAYIAAALFFWGHFYSGTTVNGTDSTYLGTEAVKKQVADSIQEYTLAIRKKDDTIETVTAKQLQISFEDDGEVDKLLKRQKPWLWIVEIFKNKVHDLKVSVNLSDESLASVVDGLDCMQEANVTPPGDAVIEETETGFTITPETEGNQLNRDLVIEAVKDAVLTDKKELDLEKTECYLKPSVYQDDEGLINRLNHLNQLISAKLTMNFGSGRTETVDAGLLKTWIIQDESGTDSIDQNKAAAYVAALANRYNTAGSSRTFTKTGGGTVKLTAGDYGWVMDTDTTLANLMSAIDSGTQGDFEVSYTNSAKSRESNDIGNSYVEISIDQQTTWCYVDGKLLVSTPVVTGDIAKGHDTPRGGVWKVKGRRTDYTMTGKVDPATGKPSYTAHCNYWIPYSEDFTIGIHDLVNRASYGGNIYLTNGSHGCVNTPLEAVKQIYDVVAYGFPVVVY